The Pan troglodytes isolate AG18354 chromosome 7, NHGRI_mPanTro3-v2.0_pri, whole genome shotgun sequence genome has a window encoding:
- the LOC750640 gene encoding protein phosphatase 1 regulatory subunit 26, whose product MFLMNASPVVALQSKWEAFGPPGSCRFPRCFSEAEEGVESASVSARVQMLISTLQRDGAARGTSDERATQRGHRAKGCHDARPAAKPTVHKEPPALAACGLVADFDPMGEEETADFGPLVLDSDSDDSVDRDIEEAIQEYLKAKSGAAQPGAGGAQPGAAQPSRGAGGGSRCKPEPAHGSAPTALCPPKLVPGSGGGPGSQVGSSEYQGSASPVSVSSDDSFEQSIRAEIEQFLNEKRQHETQKCDGSVEKKPDANENSAKSLLKSHQEPPTKVVHRQGLLGVQKEFAFRKPPRLAKMNVQPRSLRSKVTTTQENEGSTKPATPCRPSEAAQNKGGIKRSASAARRGKRVTSAAQAPEASDSSSDDGIEEAIQLYQLQKTRKEADGDPPQRVQLREERAPDPPTHSTSSATKSALPETHRKTPSKKKPVATKTTDPGPGGLDTDHAPKLLKETKAPPPASPASRSEFVERSSCRADTSAELMCAEAILDISKTILPAPVEGSDGSLSASPLFYSPNVPSRSDGDSSSVDSDDSIEQEIRTFLALKAQSGSLLARGESCPQAAQGPLLPPGLNSQTGGHKTPLSKTPDPLLGCKRKRRGGGHVRPSTPKKMQEVVKDGSQDADHSQGRAEPGHEGRDLPIQGKASEALGGEGTARGPGDTRMSQGQGKTDEARRLDEKESSEDKSSSLDSDEDLDTAIKDLLRSKRKLKKRCREPRAACRKKVRFSTAQTHFLEQLGGLRRDWKDRGPPVLKSCLSKSKRDSGEGPGKKPPRVFGSTAERTRQEGAGSQDAALAFRVRRPASASASEGNPFPRESQGPAPSPGSLSDDSSSVDSDDSIELEIRKFLAEKAKESVSSSEVQAEGLTALGTGGPARPEVLCRKEPAPPPGVCTRSQRARGVPHLAEGLRGTESAGAQGTAGLFSQGGKGLPAAPARGDPVPPRSTSGGVSAKGLSVSRRNVYVHKDQSPRGTEPAAKSAFGQLPSCATAGTEAGGARGTFHMGCGSPSFLTPSPGAERDAGAQADRTPPWSDFAHQSRLPSPWVLRSEGRDAVWRGGVGSERDKGSEGPARGLPSLPLAGFSPLLSTQLFHFGKGVSWGGRQAGLFSPHLGLPLQGPSFSAFREAQAGPSPVFGSPHLLAKKDGGPWPTRKAQTGLSLHDRRSSGSEESILDLRYRRRVNRDDQEQDALGSDASDFSDTSTEDSGSSSVVKV is encoded by the coding sequence ATGTTTCTCATGAACGCTTCTCCAGTGGTTGCTCTCCAGTCCAAATGGGAGGCCTTTGGCCCGCCAGGGAGCTGTAGGTTCCCCAGGTGCTTCTCGGAGGCTGAAGAGGGCGTGGAGAGCGCGTCGGTGAGCGCCCGGGTGCAGATGCTGATCAGCACTCTGCAGCGCGACGGGGCTGCTCGGGGCACCAGCGATGAGCGCGCCACACAGAGGGGCCACAGGGCAAAGGGATGCCACGACGCCAGGCCGGCTGCCAAGCCCACCGTGCACAAGGAGCCACCCGCGTTGGCTGCCTGTGGTCTCGTTGCTGACTTTGACCCCATGGGGGAGGAGGAAACTGCAGACTTTGGCCCGTTGGTGCTAGATTCAGACAGTGATGATTCCGTGGACAGGGACATTGAGGAGGCCATCCAGGAGTACCTGAAGGCAAAGAGTGGAGCCGCACAGCCCGGGGCCGGCGGGGCCCAGCCAGGTGCAGCCCAGCCTTCCAGGGGCGCAGGCGGAGGCAGTAGATGTAAGCCGGAACCGGCTCACGGCAGTGCCCCGACTGCCCTGTGTCCCCCAAAACTTGTACCTGGATCAGGTGGTGGCCCCGGCAGCCAGGTGGGATCCAGCGAGTACCAGGGCTCCGCCTCCCCGGTCAGTGTGAGCAGCGATGACTCCTTCGAGCAGAGCATCAGGGCGGAAATAGAACAGTTCCTGAATGAGAAGAGACAGCATGAGACCCAGAAATGTGATGGGTCAGTGGAGAAGAAACCAGACGCAAATGAAAATTCCGCCAAGTCACTCTTGAAATCCCACCAAGAGCCGCCTACAAAGGTGGTGCATCGGCAGGGCCTGCTGGGCGTCCAGAAGGAGTTCGCCTTCCGCAAACCTCCCCGGTTAGCAAAGATGAACGTGCAGCCCAGAAGCCTCAGGTCCAAGGTCACGACCACGCAGGAGAACGAGGGCAGCACGAAGCCGGCAACCCCCTGCCGCCCTTCAGAAGCAGCACAGAATAAAGGTGGGATCAAAAGGAGCGCCAGCGCTGCAAGGAGGGGAAAGCGAGTCACGAGTGCGGCACAGGCGCCTGAGGCGTCCGACTCCAGCAGCGACGACGGCATCGAGGAGGCCATCCAGCTGTACCAGCTGCAGAAAACACGCAAGGAGGCCGACGGGGACCCGCCCCAGAGGGTCCAACTCCGAGAGGAGAGAGCGCCTGACCCTCCAACACACAGCACAAGCAGTGCCACAAAAAGTGCCTTGCCCGAGACCCACAGGAAAACACCCAGCAAGAAGAAGCCAGTGGCCACCAAGACAACGGACCCTGGTCCAGGGGGCCTGGACACTGACCATGCCCccaagctcctgaaggaaaccaAAGCTCCACCTCCAGCGAGCCCTGCTTCCAGGAGTGAGTTTGTGGAACGGTCCTCGTGCCGGGCAGACACATCTGCTGAGCTGATGTGTGCAGAAGCAATCCTGGACATCTCCAAGACGATCCTGCCGGCCCCTGTGGAGGGCAGTGACGGGTCCCTGTCCGCAAGCCCACTCTTCTACTCCCCGAACGTGCCTTCCCGCTCTGACGGCGACAGTAGCTCCGTGGACAGCGATGACAGCATCGAGCAGGAAATCCGGACATTTTTGGCCCTAAAGGCGCAGTCAGGGAGTTTGCTGGCCAGAGGTGAGAGCTGCCCGCAGGCTGCCCAGGGTCCACTTTTGCCGCCTGGCCTCAACAGCCAGACCGGCGGCCACAAGACCCCTCTCTCTAAAACACCAGACCCACTGCTGGGCTGCAAAAGGAAGCGTAGAGGTGGTGGCCATGTGAGGCCATCCACGCCCAAGAAAATGCAGGAGGTGGTGAAAGACGGTAGCCAGGATGCCGACCACAGCCAGGGGAGAGCTGAGCCCGGCCATGAGGGGCGAGACCTGCCCATCCAGGGCAAAGCCAGTGAGGCCCTGGGAGGGGAGGGCACCGCCAGGGGGCCTGGCGACACTCGCATGTCACAGGGCCAGGGTAAGACAGACGAGGCAAGGCGCCTAGACGAGAAGGAGAGCTCCGAAGACAAAAGCAGCTCCCTGGACAGTGACGAGGACCTGGACACAGCCATCAAGGACTTGTTAAGGTCCAAGCGAAAGCTCAAGAAGAGGTGCAGGGAGCCCAGGGCTGCGTGCAGGAAGAAGGTCAGGTTCAGCACAGCCCAGACGCACTTCTTGGAGCAGCTGGGCGGGCTCCGGAGAGACTGGAAAGACAGGGGCCCGCCGGTGCTGAAGAGCTGCCTCTCCAAGTCCAAGAGAGACAGTGGCGAGGGTCCTGGGAAGAAACCCCCCAGGGTCTTTGGCAGCACGGCAGAGAGGACGAGGCAGGAGGGCGCCGGGAGCCAGGACGCGGCCCTGGCCTTCCGGGTGAGGAGACCCGCCTCCGCCTCTGCCTCCGAAGGGAATCCATTCCCCAGGGAGTCCCAGGGCCCAGCTCCCAGCCCCGGCTCCCTGTCTGATGACAGCAGTTCAGTGGACAGCGACGACAGCATCGAACTGGAGATTAGGAAGTTTTTGGCGGAAAAGGCCAAGGAGTCAGTGAGCAGTTCAGAAGTTCAGGCAGAGGGCCTCACCGCTCTCGGGACAGGGGGCCCAGCCAGGCCAGAGGTGCTGTGCAGGAAGGAGCCGGCCCCACCGCCTGGCGTGTGCACACGCAGCCAGAGGGCCAGGGGGGTCCCACATCTGGCCGAAGGGCTTCGAGGCACAGAGAGCGCAGGAGCACAGGGCACAGCTGGTCTGTTCAGCCAGGGCGGGAAGGGGCTCCCCGCTGCTCCTGCCCGAGGGGATCCGGTGCCGCCCAGGAGCACCAGCGGCGGTGTCTCCGCCAAGGGGCTCTCAGTGAGCAGGAGAAATGTTTACGTTCACAAAGACCAGAGCCCACGAGGGACTGAGCCTGCTGCCAAAAGTGCTTTTGGTCAGCTGCCCAGCTGTGCCACAGCGGGCACCGAGGCAGGAGGCGCCAGAGGAACCTTTCACATGGGCTGCGGGAGCCCGAGCTTCCTGACCCCCAGCCCGGGAGCTGAGAGGGACGCTGGAGCCCAGGCCGACCGCACACCGCCCTGGAGTGACTTCGCCCACCAGAGTCGGCTGCCCAGCCCGTGGGTGCTGCGCTCCGAAGGCAGGGATGCAGTGTGGAGGGGGGGCGTCGGGAGCGAGAGAGACAAGGGGTCCGAGGGCCCCGCCCGGGGCCTGCCCAGCCTGCCCCTTGCGGGCTTCTCGCCGCTGCTGTCCACCCAGCTCTTCCACTTTGGAAAGGGTGTCTCCTGGGGGGGCAGGCAGGCTGGCCTCTTCAGCCCCCACCTGGGGCTGCCTCTGCAGGGCCCGTCCTTCTCGGCCTTCAGGGAGGCCCAGGCCGGACCCAGCCCTGTCTTTGGAAGCCCACACTTGCTGGCAAAGAAGGACGGCGGCCCCTGGCCAACCAGGAAGGCACAGACAGGGCTGAGTTTGCATGACAGGAGGAGCTCGGGCTCGGAGGAAAGCATTTTAGACCTGAGGTATCGACGAAGGGTCAACAGGGATGACCAGGAGCAGGACGCCTTGGGCAGTGACGCCAGTGACTTCAGCGACACCTCCACGGAGGACAGTGGCAGCAGCTCAGTAGTGAAGGTCTAA